DNA sequence from the bacterium genome:
GGAGATCACCGCCGCCGTGTTGGTGGAAAAGGGCCTGGTGAGCAAAAAGAACCTGCCGGTCAAAGTGCTCGGATACGGTGAATTGACCCGAAAGCTGACGGTCACGGCCGATGCCTTCAGCAAAACGGCGATCCAGAAAATCGAGGGGGCTGGAGGGAGGACGAACAAATTATGATGGAGAGCCTGCGCAGCATTTTCAAGATCCCTGATCTTAAAAGACGAATCCTGTTCACCGCCCTGATCCTGATCGTCTATCGCGTCGGCGGCCATGTTCCGGTGCCCGGCGTCAATGCACAGGCGCTGTTGGAATACTTTCAGAGCGCGCAACGAGGCCTGTTGGGTCTCTATGATCTGTTCGCCGGCGGCGCCTTCAGCCGCGCCACGGTGTTCGCATTGGGCATCATGCCCTACATCTCCGCCTCCATCATCATTCAGTTGTTCGGCGCCGTGTTCCCCTATTTCCAAAAGCTGCAAAAAGAGGGAGAACAGGGACGCAAGAAATTAACCCAGCTGACCCGCTACGGCACGGTGCTGCTCTCTCTGGGCCAAGCCTACGGCGTCAGCATTTTCCTGCAGCGCATTCCGGTCACTTCGTCGGGCCAACTGGTAGTCCCGCATCCGGGATGGGGCTTTATCCTGCTGACCATGCTGGCCCTGACCACCGGCACCATCGTCATCATGTGGTTCGGCGAATTGATCACCGAGCGTGGCATCGGCAACGGCATCTCGCTGATCATTTTTATCGGCATCGTCGCACGCTTCCCCAACTCGATCTTTGATGAAGCGCAGCAGGTCATCGCCGGAAACCGCAGTCTGCTGGTGGAGGCCATTCTCTGGGGCTTGTTCGTTCTGACTGTGGCCGGCACGGTGCTGCTGACTCAGGGCACGCGCAAGATCCCGGTGCAGTACGCCAAACGCGTGGTCGGCCGCAAAGTCTACGGCGGTCAGAGCACGCACATTCCGCTGCGCGTCAACACCGCCGGCGTAATGCCCATCATTTTCGCGCAATCGATTCTGTTCGTTCCACAGACCATCGTTCAGTTTTTCCCCAACAGCGATTTCATGCAGTCGGTCAACGCGCTGTTCGATTATCAGTCCATGTTCTACTGGTTGATCTACGGGGCCATGATCGTTTTCTTTACCTATTTTTACACCGCCATCGCCTTTAACCCTGTGGATGTGGCGGACAATATGAAAAAGTACGGCGGTTTTATTCCGGGCGTGCGTCCCGGC
Encoded proteins:
- the secY gene encoding preprotein translocase subunit SecY → MMESLRSIFKIPDLKRRILFTALILIVYRVGGHVPVPGVNAQALLEYFQSAQRGLLGLYDLFAGGAFSRATVFALGIMPYISASIIIQLFGAVFPYFQKLQKEGEQGRKKLTQLTRYGTVLLSLGQAYGVSIFLQRIPVTSSGQLVVPHPGWGFILLTMLALTTGTIVIMWFGELITERGIGNGISLIIFIGIVARFPNSIFDEAQQVIAGNRSLLVEAILWGLFVLTVAGTVLLTQGTRKIPVQYAKRVVGRKVYGGQSTHIPLRVNTAGVMPIIFAQSILFVPQTIVQFFPNSDFMQSVNALFDYQSMFYWLIYGAMIVFFTYFYTAIAFNPVDVADNMKKYGGFIPGVRPGKKTSEFIDHILTRITLPGSIFLAIIAIIPSIVTKLANVSYSFASFYGGTSLLIVVGVALDTLQQVESHLLMRHYDGFLKSGKIRGRKRF